The Cyclopterus lumpus isolate fCycLum1 chromosome 1, fCycLum1.pri, whole genome shotgun sequence sequence TCAAGTTGAGTTACACTGTGCTCTGCTCATTCCTCACCTCAGACTTGGTTTCAAGTGTTTGCAAGTGTCATCCAAATCCTGAGTGCAGAGGACAACAGCATCgcagaggtcaagggtcaatcAGACCACCTGACTGAGAAACAGCCCACTCATACCTTCAACAGCACCACTTTCAGACAGGGGACCATCCCAAACCTACCGCTGGTGGAGAATCCCACCGACAGCAGTGCCGCCAATGAGAGCAGTGAGAGCACCAGCAGTGAAAGCAacgagaccagtgagaccagtgaaaccagtgaaaccagtgacagCAGTGTCAGCAGTGACAGCAGTGACAGCAGTGACAGCAGTGACAGCAGTGACAGCAGTGATGCCAGCAAGAGCGCGGAGGACAGTGATGCCAGTGACAGCGCCGAGCTGGTGCAAACCAAAACCAGAGACTGTGTGAATGGAACTCAGAGCTGTGAGAGTGACGAGTATTTGTTCCAGGATATAGGAGACGACGCTGAATACTCAGTGGACTCTCTGATGATGCCAGATGAGAATGAGAGGGAGTTAAGTCTAAGGAGATGATGACATGCAGTTATGTGCAGCTCTATATTTTTCCACTATGAACTACTGCACCATTAAATGACTTGCCTGAAGACTTCAGGACACTGTGCTCTTGCCCATCGCTTCTGAATGTTGATTTtggcattattattttaacttcaACTGATGGATTTTTGTATATGTGATTACTATTGTGACGATAATGTAGCCgaagcatttatttttactgtattgataataataaacgAATAATATAACCATGGTATGGGtctttgcatgtttttatatGTGTACATTTGCTAATAGGAtgttactttattcatccatgtttatatatatatatatatatatatatatatatatatatatatatatacacacacaataaaataaaatagcagggcatattacatttacatttaaacttgattaataaaataataaaatattatactTGATCCCACTGCATGTATCATTATACTATTATTGAAGCGTTAATGTTGAAAGATCATTCTGAAATAACCACCAAAAAGAATCGAGCGGTATTGGTTCATATCCGTTTACTTTCCAGCGGGAATTACGGCCGGTTAGCTCAGTTGGTTAGAGCGTGGTGCTAATAACGCCAAGGTCGCGGGTTCGACCCCCGTACTGGCCATtcgttttttctcttttttcaaatgtttccatcggaaaactaaataatatgaTATGACAACGTGTCATTTCATTCTTCGCGCAGCATCAGGATATAAAAGCTATGTAGCCCCGCCTATATAATGACTGACACTTGACAGCCTGTTCAAGCTGGAGTGGCATAGCTCTGAAAGGCCCTGCTCAGCCTGATTGATGTTTCACTTATTGTGAAGGTTAGACATTTGCTCAATTTAACATAAAGCAGACCCGTTCTGGGAAGCACATAATGACAAACTGATAACGGTTAATTGATAAAGAGTCAGAAAGCTTCAGTCATTATGTAACAACTATCTTAGGTAGTAGTCTCGCTACAGGACA is a genomic window containing:
- the scpp1 gene encoding secretory calcium-binding phosphoprotein 1, which gives rise to MMVNIIMFCLLGVVFATPISFNAVLESNELDSNSTESLSVSQSSENSTSELQSSEENTSSQSQSSESESESKSESLESTSEDTTSEESNSLSDEDDVADSMAETRDNSMGSEENVRKTWFQVFASVIQILSAEDNSIAEVKGQSDHLTEKQPTHTFNSTTFRQGTIPNLPLVENPTDSSAANESSESTSSESNETSETSETSETSDSSVSSDSSDSSDSSDSSDSSDASKSAEDSDASDSAELVQTKTRDCVNGTQSCESDEYLFQDIGDDAEYSVDSLMMPDENERELSLRR